A window from Gottschalkiaceae bacterium SANA encodes these proteins:
- a CDS encoding sigma 54-interacting transcriptional regulator, with translation MQHFAYENFPHPVIVFLKDEFIYSNLSAEKNPALITYIHTKKFMFSRQRDKLFEIEIDHHFYTVSSFTIDAMDAYVFLPNHEKKLTIKIDLYEEIMNNIKQGIFVADKDDFVLFVNKTALDMEAANYSADDHIKRNSIYAVHDPNAPHDYVMKTKKPLCNHKVEYQMSDGQYVNVISDNFPHFDHGELEAVYSIYQNSDLISENIANQSRLLQNFVTHSENSNALDDLVGENEKFLFTKKIAFKAAKKNANIMLFGETGTGKELFAHAIHQNSERSDKPFIAINCAAIPETLMESIFFGTTKGAYTGAVDSIGIFEEAKDGTVFLDEINSMNIILQAKLLRALQERKIMKLGSNKQIDVQCCIISSTNKDPLTCIENNELRDDLYYRLSTFVLEIPPLRERKSDIPVLIHHFSQLFNRKFNYNIKGGSDEFLHLLQSYDFPGNVRELRHILESTFIAADFDTERLSTQLLPSYIAKKLEAAIPLSQDSHIKTPNSLSDINNSLEKNLIELVLKEHNYHITNAAQQLGLSRQSLQYRIRKYKIETPGRNK, from the coding sequence ATGCAACATTTTGCTTACGAGAATTTTCCCCATCCGGTTATTGTTTTTCTCAAAGATGAATTTATTTATAGCAACCTGAGTGCTGAAAAGAACCCAGCTCTCATCACCTATATCCATACAAAAAAATTTATGTTCTCTCGGCAGCGAGATAAACTCTTTGAAATTGAAATCGATCATCATTTTTATACAGTCTCATCTTTCACAATCGATGCGATGGATGCTTATGTATTTCTACCAAATCATGAAAAAAAATTGACTATAAAAATCGATCTCTACGAAGAAATTATGAATAATATCAAACAAGGTATCTTTGTGGCCGATAAAGATGACTTCGTACTGTTTGTGAATAAAACTGCCTTAGATATGGAAGCCGCCAATTATTCTGCCGATGATCATATCAAGCGTAATAGCATCTATGCCGTTCATGATCCAAATGCACCCCATGACTATGTCATGAAAACGAAAAAACCACTATGCAACCATAAAGTCGAGTATCAAATGTCCGATGGGCAATATGTGAATGTCATTTCTGACAATTTTCCACACTTCGATCATGGTGAGCTAGAAGCTGTCTATTCCATTTATCAAAACTCCGATTTAATCAGTGAAAACATTGCTAATCAATCCAGACTTTTACAAAACTTTGTAACACATTCCGAGAACAGCAATGCCTTAGACGATTTAGTAGGCGAAAATGAAAAATTCCTATTTACAAAAAAAATTGCCTTCAAGGCAGCAAAAAAGAATGCCAATATCATGTTATTTGGAGAGACCGGTACCGGAAAAGAATTGTTCGCTCATGCCATTCACCAAAACAGTGAACGTTCAGACAAACCTTTTATCGCAATCAACTGCGCTGCCATTCCAGAAACATTAATGGAGAGCATCTTCTTCGGAACAACCAAAGGTGCTTATACCGGCGCTGTCGATTCCATAGGAATCTTTGAAGAAGCAAAAGATGGCACCGTTTTTTTAGATGAAATCAACAGCATGAATATAATCTTGCAAGCGAAACTCCTGCGTGCTCTCCAGGAACGAAAAATCATGAAATTAGGTAGCAACAAGCAAATCGACGTTCAATGCTGTATCATCAGCTCAACAAATAAAGACCCCTTAACATGTATCGAAAACAATGAATTGAGGGATGACTTATACTATCGCCTCTCTACTTTTGTACTTGAGATCCCACCCCTTCGCGAGCGAAAAAGTGATATACCCGTATTGATTCATCATTTCTCGCAACTTTTTAATCGGAAATTCAATTACAATATCAAGGGCGGAAGCGATGAGTTTTTGCACCTTTTGCAAAGCTATGACTTTCCTGGCAACGTTCGAGAACTACGCCACATCCTTGAATCTACTTTTATTGCAGCCGATTTCGATACAGAACGATTATCTACGCAATTGCTACCATCCTATATCGCTAAAAAACTTGAGGCTGCCATTCCTCTTTCTCAGGATTCGCATATCAAGACGCCCAATTCATTAAGTGATATCAATAATTCTCTTGAGAAAAATTTAATTGAACTCGTCTTGAAAGAGCACAACTACCACATCACAAATGCCGCACAGCAATTGGGCTTATCGAGGCAATCCTTGCAATATCGTATCCGTAAGTACAAGATCGAAACTCCTGGACGCAACAAGTAA
- a CDS encoding 2-oxoacid:acceptor oxidoreductase family protein, with protein MIQVRWHGRGGQGSFTIARLLGAAAVLCEGKNALAFPTFGPERRGAPVLGFTKISDNKIHDRSEVQNCDYVVVLDETLIDGNTAKGLTSDGCILINTKKVQQYQEMFDCKVIGLDATDIALRHIGRPITNTAMLGALIAESSMLKIESVKVTIASEMRENLVEKNQNALMEAYEMIKGEEA; from the coding sequence ATGATTCAAGTCAGATGGCATGGACGCGGCGGCCAGGGAAGTTTTACGATCGCACGTTTACTAGGGGCTGCAGCGGTTCTTTGCGAGGGCAAAAACGCCTTGGCGTTTCCAACCTTTGGTCCAGAGCGAAGAGGGGCTCCGGTTCTTGGATTTACCAAAATATCCGATAATAAAATCCATGACCGAAGTGAGGTTCAAAATTGTGATTACGTAGTTGTTCTGGATGAAACGCTAATTGATGGGAATACGGCAAAAGGCCTGACTTCTGATGGTTGTATCTTGATCAATACAAAAAAAGTTCAGCAGTACCAAGAGATGTTTGACTGCAAAGTGATTGGGTTGGATGCAACAGATATTGCCCTTCGCCATATCGGCAGACCCATTACCAATACAGCCATGCTGGGGGCCTTGATTGCAGAGTCTAGTATGTTGAAAATTGAATCGGTGAAAGTAACGATTGCATCAGAGATGCGTGAGAACTTGGTGGAGAAAAATCAAAATGCATTAATGGAAGCCTATGAAATGATCAAGGGGGAAGAGGCATGA
- a CDS encoding pyruvate ferredoxin oxidoreductase subunit alpha, whose protein sequence is MKSNRKFVSGDEAVALGVRLARPHIISAYPITPQTIVVERLADFVEDGSLKAEYMHVESEHSAMAAAMGVSSVGARAFTATSSQGLLHMAECVHYASGARFPIVMMNANRSIAVPWSIYGDQRDSLSMLDSGWIQVYVEDAQEALDMMIQAYKVAENPEVMTPFMVNLDGFVLTHTYEPIELPEQEMVDQFLPMYQTGNKMSMDEPKSLCFSTSPADNQEFKVMQHMAMEGSVDVIRQVDAEYGKVFGRSYHGLTESYRCDDADAVLMTLGSVTGTVRCVVDELREKGFKVGVFKIRFMRPFPKDEVMALGKAVSKLGVLEKNISFGNEGTVFTNVNSALMALDTKVQSKNYVGGLGGRDITKDHIRAIFMDLLNHDRFEERVEFIGMGCEINE, encoded by the coding sequence ATGAAATCTAATCGAAAGTTCGTTTCGGGAGACGAGGCGGTTGCATTAGGCGTTCGTTTGGCAAGACCCCATATTATTTCAGCTTATCCAATTACACCACAGACCATTGTTGTTGAGCGATTAGCGGATTTTGTGGAAGATGGTAGCTTGAAAGCAGAATATATGCATGTTGAATCGGAACATTCAGCCATGGCAGCTGCAATGGGAGTCAGTTCAGTTGGTGCTCGTGCATTTACTGCTACTTCATCTCAGGGTCTTTTGCATATGGCTGAGTGTGTGCATTATGCCAGCGGTGCAAGGTTTCCCATTGTCATGATGAATGCCAATCGATCGATTGCTGTACCCTGGAGTATTTATGGGGATCAGCGAGATTCCTTGAGCATGCTGGATTCTGGATGGATTCAAGTCTATGTGGAAGATGCCCAGGAAGCCTTGGATATGATGATTCAAGCCTATAAGGTGGCGGAAAATCCAGAGGTAATGACACCCTTTATGGTAAACCTGGATGGATTCGTTTTGACCCATACCTATGAACCCATTGAATTGCCTGAGCAAGAAATGGTAGATCAGTTCTTACCTATGTATCAAACAGGCAACAAGATGTCCATGGATGAGCCGAAAAGCTTGTGCTTTAGCACCTCGCCCGCAGACAATCAAGAATTTAAGGTGATGCAACATATGGCTATGGAAGGCTCAGTGGATGTGATCCGTCAAGTGGATGCTGAATATGGCAAAGTTTTTGGACGCTCCTATCATGGGTTGACAGAAAGTTATCGGTGTGATGATGCAGATGCCGTATTGATGACCCTTGGTTCTGTGACCGGAACTGTAAGATGCGTTGTCGACGAACTGCGAGAAAAAGGTTTTAAGGTTGGCGTATTCAAGATTCGTTTTATGCGTCCCTTCCCCAAAGACGAAGTGATGGCCTTGGGCAAGGCGGTATCCAAGCTAGGTGTACTTGAAAAGAATATCTCTTTCGGAAACGAAGGTACTGTATTTACCAATGTGAATTCCGCGCTTATGGCCTTGGATACCAAGGTGCAATCGAAGAATTATGTTGGTGGACTCGGTGGTCGAGATATTACAAAAGACCATATCCGAGCGATCTTTATGGATCTATTGAATCATGATCGATTTGAAGAACGAGTAGAATTTATCGGAATGGGGTGTGAGATCAATGAATAA
- the nhaC_1 gene encoding Na+/H+ antiporter NhaC, whose amino-acid sequence MGTKTKTENGKRLPSKIEAFSVLILVIAGVSLGSKFGVSIGSVLIVSAVYSIIIGMRCGYSYKELEDGIAEKITDILPVFFILLSIGVLIGTWMFAGTIPTAIYYLVKLVDPRMVIVFAFVVCAIVATIIGTSWGTAGTIGVVMIGLAQVLDVPMPVVAGAVIAGSHYGQLISPMSDMVAISSSMAKVDPAEMIKRTLIVVIPSTIVSLILYTFIGFTSGGGAGSSVMVDELLKTLSATFNINPIVLLPLVFIMFTSAKKYPSAPSMMLSGFLAIILGVIFNGFSLGDGLTAAFDGFNASMTHIDPSTLMPQVASLINRGGMLTMSYVIILLFCAMMFAGVVSKIGCLEVIVSSLAKNVNSIGGLTVAVIISALITAATTLQAYLTIIVPSELFKQKYIENGYHPVNMVVAAQTIGAIIMVCFPWGDTGLYMAGVTGVPTLSYIPYAFFCWGTAIIAIVFAFLKIGVKKLDPAEIAEFEKTA is encoded by the coding sequence ATGGGAACGAAAACAAAAACGGAAAACGGGAAAAGACTACCAAGTAAAATTGAAGCATTTTCGGTTCTTATTTTAGTTATAGCGGGAGTAAGTCTTGGCAGTAAATTTGGTGTAAGTATTGGCTCAGTATTGATTGTCAGTGCGGTGTATTCAATTATTATTGGAATGAGATGTGGATATTCATATAAAGAACTCGAAGATGGAATTGCAGAAAAAATAACAGATATTTTACCCGTATTTTTCATTCTCTTGTCAATTGGAGTATTGATTGGAACCTGGATGTTTGCTGGAACAATTCCAACTGCAATTTATTATTTAGTGAAATTGGTTGATCCGCGAATGGTGATTGTGTTTGCATTTGTGGTTTGTGCTATTGTAGCCACAATCATTGGAACGTCTTGGGGTACAGCAGGAACAATTGGCGTTGTGATGATTGGCTTGGCTCAAGTATTGGATGTGCCAATGCCAGTTGTGGCAGGTGCCGTAATAGCAGGCTCTCACTATGGTCAATTGATTTCACCTATGTCTGACATGGTTGCCATATCTTCATCAATGGCAAAAGTGGATCCGGCAGAAATGATTAAGCGAACACTAATCGTTGTTATTCCAAGCACCATTGTCAGCTTGATTCTTTACACTTTTATTGGTTTTACATCGGGCGGTGGAGCTGGTTCATCGGTTATGGTTGATGAACTATTGAAAACGCTTAGTGCAACATTTAATATTAATCCAATCGTATTGTTGCCATTGGTGTTTATTATGTTCACAAGTGCAAAAAAGTATCCATCTGCACCTTCCATGATGCTTTCTGGATTTTTGGCAATTATCTTGGGTGTGATCTTTAATGGATTTTCATTGGGTGATGGTCTTACAGCTGCTTTTGACGGATTTAATGCAAGTATGACGCATATTGATCCGAGTACATTGATGCCTCAAGTGGCTTCTTTGATTAATCGAGGTGGTATGCTGACCATGAGCTATGTGATTATTTTGCTCTTCTGCGCCATGATGTTTGCGGGTGTTGTATCAAAAATTGGATGTCTTGAGGTCATTGTTAGTTCTTTGGCTAAAAATGTGAATTCAATCGGAGGATTAACAGTTGCGGTAATTATTTCAGCCCTTATTACTGCGGCGACTACCTTGCAGGCTTACTTAACAATCATTGTACCTAGTGAATTATTTAAGCAAAAGTATATTGAAAACGGATATCATCCAGTGAATATGGTTGTAGCAGCACAAACCATTGGTGCCATTATTATGGTTTGCTTCCCATGGGGTGATACGGGTCTTTATATGGCAGGAGTTACTGGTGTGCCAACTCTAAGCTATATCCCATATGCATTTTTCTGCTGGGGTACAGCGATCATTGCCATTGTTTTTGCTTTCTTGAAAATCGGTGTAAAAAAGCTTGATCCAGCAGAAATCGCCGAGTTTGAAAAAACGGCATAA
- a CDS encoding SDR family oxidoreductase, whose product MEKIMVITGGSSGLGLCIAQKLVMNGKHVCLIGRNSEKLQDAVKGLQLLNAEVVVKAVSMDISQEDQVKEFYKELGQNYQVECLFNVAGLGIFGQAKEINEVEIDQVINSNLKGMIVMTSGVLKQMEVQGGKIANVISTAGLKGKSNESLYCAAKWGARGFTEALKAEYKGRNILVYGIYPGGMKTNFWDKSPSFDTKKFMDPKEVAGRIVDMVTHESIYISEMVIERQ is encoded by the coding sequence ATGGAAAAAATAATGGTAATTACCGGTGGTTCATCGGGACTTGGTTTGTGTATCGCGCAGAAATTAGTAATGAATGGAAAGCATGTATGCCTTATCGGAAGAAATTCAGAAAAGTTGCAAGATGCAGTGAAGGGACTTCAATTGTTGAATGCTGAAGTCGTTGTAAAGGCAGTTTCAATGGACATCTCCCAGGAAGATCAAGTGAAGGAATTCTATAAGGAACTGGGTCAGAATTATCAGGTGGAATGCCTTTTTAATGTAGCGGGCCTGGGGATCTTTGGACAAGCTAAAGAAATCAATGAAGTGGAAATTGATCAGGTGATCAATTCCAATTTGAAGGGCATGATTGTTATGACTTCGGGTGTCTTGAAACAGATGGAAGTCCAGGGGGGAAAAATTGCCAATGTGATCTCAACGGCAGGACTGAAAGGGAAGAGCAATGAGTCCCTTTATTGTGCGGCCAAGTGGGGTGCCAGGGGATTTACAGAAGCGCTTAAGGCTGAGTACAAGGGCCGAAATATATTGGTTTATGGAATCTATCCAGGTGGGATGAAGACCAATTTTTGGGACAAGTCCCCTTCGTTTGATACCAAGAAATTTATGGATCCGAAAGAGGTTGCTGGCCGGATTGTTGATATGGTAACCCATGAATCCATCTACATCAGCGAAATGGTTATTGAAAGACAGTAA
- a CDS encoding PAS domain-containing protein, with amino-acid sequence MRKELSFEPYLEFVDFLGEVLGENVEIVLHDLTNLEESIIAIKNGQISGRRLGGPVTDLVLRMMKDVEFKDINYVTNYKSESKNGKMLHSATYLIRDDQKRVYGMMCFNFDYSEHYAIQQSLDRILPKFMSNKETEEKQMNGISEKLNDSIENLVNGSIQELTFYHEFVPQRLVQEEKIDIVRGLHDKGVFLMKGAVLEVALQLQMSEATVYRYLSMIKRSE; translated from the coding sequence ATGAGGAAGGAATTGAGTTTTGAGCCATATTTGGAATTCGTTGATTTTCTTGGTGAAGTTCTTGGAGAAAATGTTGAAATCGTTCTACATGATCTGACAAATTTGGAGGAATCAATTATTGCCATCAAAAACGGACAGATCAGTGGTCGCCGACTGGGTGGACCTGTAACGGATTTGGTTTTGCGAATGATGAAGGATGTTGAATTTAAAGACATCAATTACGTGACCAATTACAAGAGCGAATCAAAAAATGGAAAAATGCTGCATTCAGCAACCTATTTGATTCGAGATGATCAGAAACGTGTATATGGAATGATGTGCTTTAACTTTGACTATAGCGAGCATTATGCCATTCAGCAATCATTAGATAGAATTTTACCGAAATTTATGAGCAACAAGGAGACTGAAGAGAAACAAATGAATGGAATTTCTGAGAAATTAAATGATTCCATTGAGAACTTGGTAAATGGTTCAATTCAAGAGTTGACTTTCTATCATGAGTTTGTTCCTCAAAGATTGGTTCAGGAAGAAAAGATTGATATTGTTCGAGGTTTACATGACAAAGGTGTTTTTTTGATGAAAGGCGCAGTGTTGGAAGTTGCTTTGCAATTGCAGATGTCTGAAGCAACGGTATATCGATATTTGTCGATGATCAAAAGATCAGAATAA
- a CDS encoding TetM/TetW/TetO/TetS family tetracycline resistance ribosomal protection protein: MAIRECNGDRMKKTIGIFAHVDAGKTTFSEQVLYHTGMIKKAGRVDHKNTLLDTNEIERKRGITIFSDQAYFSYKENEYVLIDTPGHVDFSSEMERTIAILDAAIVIISGIDGVQSHTETVCDLLKHAKVPLLFFINKMDAHHANKENVMGSLKKNFDTCIDFDSLDYESLAEHSEALMEAYFEDRLDDNLFVSGARDLFQDGLIYPVLSGSALKGQGIDRFLQLLDQLTVSHDQKKELSGIVYKVRVHQGVRHAFIKLTGGILKVRDQIGDEKVTGIKRVFGGKLESIPEMVAGELATVTGLSLKVGDVFGTNQKFSYSVVPTLRSKLIFDQALSLKDVYRDMKILEEEDPALKVMYSPKKEITLGVMGTIQLEVLEALIPDRFGYPVSFEVPQILYKETIADEVVGCGHFEPLRHYAEVILKIQPGKRGTGIVFYKECSVEDLTDGQQNLIRHHIFEKEHRGILTGSEITDLKITLISGRAHNKHTEGGDFRQATIRALRQGLEQAKSVLLEPMYEAVIRVPFTDMGKVLTDITTRNGRAETVQDGDDVIIRAHVPVFSFMDYSIRLRNITKSRGRMKLKMSGYEPCHNTGDVIEQIAYDKVTDNEYPSSSIFCSRGKGYTVPWENAKDYMHCLK, translated from the coding sequence ATGGCAATTAGGGAATGCAACGGAGACAGAATGAAGAAAACAATTGGTATTTTCGCCCATGTGGATGCAGGGAAAACGACTTTTTCTGAGCAAGTCTTGTACCATACGGGGATGATCAAAAAAGCGGGTCGTGTTGACCATAAAAACACATTGTTGGATACGAATGAGATCGAGAGAAAACGGGGCATTACGATCTTTTCTGACCAGGCCTATTTCTCATATAAGGAAAATGAATATGTTTTAATTGATACCCCGGGGCATGTGGATTTCTCTTCGGAAATGGAGAGGACAATAGCGATCTTAGATGCTGCCATTGTGATTATCAGTGGTATTGACGGGGTGCAAAGCCATACGGAAACGGTCTGTGACCTCTTAAAACACGCTAAGGTGCCCCTTTTGTTTTTTATCAATAAAATGGATGCGCATCATGCTAACAAAGAGAATGTTATGGGTTCACTCAAGAAGAATTTTGACACATGTATCGATTTTGATAGCCTAGATTATGAATCCTTGGCAGAACATTCAGAAGCATTGATGGAGGCCTACTTTGAAGACAGACTCGATGACAATTTATTTGTTAGTGGTGCTAGAGATTTGTTTCAAGATGGTTTGATCTATCCGGTTTTGTCAGGCTCGGCCTTGAAAGGTCAAGGAATCGATCGGTTTTTACAGCTACTGGATCAATTGACTGTTTCTCATGACCAGAAGAAAGAGTTGTCTGGAATTGTGTATAAGGTAAGAGTTCATCAGGGCGTCCGTCATGCCTTTATTAAATTGACAGGCGGTATACTGAAGGTGCGGGATCAAATTGGCGATGAAAAGGTGACGGGAATCAAAAGGGTATTTGGTGGAAAGTTGGAGAGTATACCCGAGATGGTTGCTGGAGAACTAGCTACAGTGACGGGCCTATCCTTGAAGGTGGGCGATGTTTTTGGGACGAATCAGAAATTTAGTTATTCGGTTGTGCCGACCTTGCGAAGCAAATTGATTTTCGATCAAGCACTCAGCCTAAAGGATGTTTATCGAGATATGAAGATATTAGAGGAGGAAGATCCGGCCTTGAAGGTCATGTACTCACCAAAGAAAGAGATCACTCTTGGGGTGATGGGGACCATTCAACTTGAAGTTTTAGAAGCCTTGATACCAGATCGATTTGGCTACCCCGTATCCTTTGAGGTCCCCCAAATTCTCTATAAGGAAACCATTGCGGACGAAGTTGTGGGCTGCGGGCATTTTGAACCATTAAGACATTATGCGGAAGTCATTCTAAAAATACAGCCGGGCAAAAGAGGTACAGGTATTGTGTTTTACAAGGAATGTTCGGTGGAAGACCTGACTGACGGTCAGCAGAATCTTATTCGGCATCATATCTTTGAAAAAGAGCATCGGGGAATTTTAACAGGGTCAGAAATTACTGATTTAAAAATTACCTTGATATCGGGTCGTGCCCATAACAAGCATACGGAGGGTGGTGACTTTCGACAAGCGACGATCCGTGCTTTGCGTCAAGGCCTAGAGCAAGCAAAGAGTGTTTTGCTAGAACCCATGTATGAAGCCGTGATTCGAGTCCCTTTTACCGATATGGGGAAGGTGCTAACGGATATAACTACACGAAACGGAAGGGCTGAAACCGTCCAGGACGGTGATGATGTGATCATTAGGGCTCATGTGCCGGTCTTTAGTTTTATGGATTATTCGATCAGGTTAAGGAACATCACCAAGAGTAGGGGACGTATGAAACTCAAGATGAGTGGGTATGAACCTTGTCACAATACAGGTGATGTGATTGAACAAATTGCTTATGACAAAGTAACAGACAATGAATATCCATCCTCGTCAATATTCTGTTCCAGGGGAAAAGGCTATACCGTACCCTGGGAAAACGCAAAGGATTATATGCATTGTTTGAAATGA
- a CDS encoding CDGSH iron-sulfur domain-containing protein — MSKPKITAFENGPFLIQNIEKLVNSKDEELECTSETYLCRCGGSADKPYCDKSHETNGFNSQNEEKDLHNETIEYKGKEITIFDNRNICSHRGYCSKELSTVFTDGVPWINPDGASVEEIIAICDKCPSGALSYALHESERNQGAEDEIPTVRLAERHFGYHGPYDVSGKIELDSPGSRSPESPVKMTLCRCGHSKNKPFCDGQHYNHQFEDEKNE, encoded by the coding sequence ATGAGTAAACCAAAAATAACGGCATTTGAAAATGGCCCGTTCTTGATTCAAAACATTGAAAAACTTGTAAATTCGAAGGACGAAGAATTGGAATGTACCTCAGAGACCTATCTATGCAGATGTGGTGGCTCTGCAGACAAACCCTATTGCGATAAAAGCCACGAGACCAATGGTTTTAATAGTCAAAATGAAGAAAAAGACCTACATAATGAAACCATTGAATATAAGGGAAAAGAGATTACAATTTTCGACAACCGAAATATTTGTTCGCATCGCGGGTATTGCAGTAAGGAACTCTCAACCGTTTTTACAGATGGAGTACCCTGGATCAATCCGGATGGCGCTTCGGTCGAAGAAATCATTGCTATTTGTGATAAATGTCCGTCGGGTGCTTTGTCCTACGCACTTCATGAAAGTGAGCGGAATCAGGGTGCGGAAGATGAGATTCCTACGGTGCGATTGGCAGAGCGTCATTTCGGTTATCATGGACCTTATGACGTATCGGGGAAGATTGAGCTGGATAGCCCGGGTAGCCGATCGCCAGAATCACCAGTAAAAATGACATTGTGCAGATGCGGTCACTCAAAGAATAAACCGTTTTGCGATGGCCAACATTATAATCATCAATTTGAAGACGAGAAGAACGAATAA
- a CDS encoding 3-methyl-2-oxobutanoate dehydrogenase subunit delta: MRPKVKSYKQPSKLSEYPSTPAFESGHLVSKNAGWRTFKPVVDAEKCVGCLRCYLVCPDGVVARTKDNKVEIEYDFCKGCGICAHECKVEAITMVKEADEDEI; this comes from the coding sequence ATGAGACCAAAGGTAAAGTCTTATAAACAACCAAGTAAGCTATCGGAATATCCGAGCACACCTGCCTTTGAATCGGGTCACTTGGTATCAAAAAATGCGGGTTGGAGAACCTTCAAACCAGTTGTAGACGCAGAAAAGTGTGTTGGATGTTTACGCTGTTATCTGGTGTGTCCAGATGGTGTGGTCGCGCGAACAAAAGACAATAAAGTTGAAATTGAGTATGATTTTTGCAAGGGCTGCGGTATTTGTGCCCATGAGTGCAAGGTAGAAGCGATCACCATGGTGAAGGAGGCTGATGAAGATGAAATCTAA
- a CDS encoding pyridoxal phosphate-dependent aminotransferase: MKFNFDKKVDRYNTASLKWDNVKKYYPNAKEDPYIMWVADMDFKCAPCILDALHKRVDHGVFGYSAEGEKEYARVIHDWMMRRHNWDVDKDAIFFSPGILAALGYLIQLLTKPGEGIIIQQPVYYPFSYLPKGNERKVVDNSLVCKDGKYEMDYEDLEEKLKDDNNKMLILCNPHNPVGRAWTKEELGKFVALCKKYNKIIISDEIHFDLTRTGVTHTVLETVDPSYKNNIITCTAPSKSFNLAGLQNSNIIINDPKLQEEWRFFTRYIAHLDGPNTFGAIANLAAYEEGEEWLDEARKYIDGNISLMQEYITKNLPKLKMIDCQATYLTWVDFSGYGLPDQEVDRILIEEAGVLLDNGLAFGQPGQGYQRFNVSCPRSTVEGSLQAIKSAFAKYE; this comes from the coding sequence ATGAAATTTAATTTTGACAAAAAAGTAGATCGTTATAACACCGCTTCGCTAAAATGGGACAATGTAAAGAAATACTATCCAAATGCGAAGGAAGATCCATATATTATGTGGGTAGCGGACATGGATTTTAAATGTGCGCCATGTATTCTGGATGCCTTGCATAAACGAGTCGATCATGGTGTTTTTGGATATTCAGCTGAAGGAGAAAAAGAGTATGCTCGAGTTATCCATGATTGGATGATGAGAAGACACAATTGGGATGTGGATAAAGATGCAATCTTCTTTTCACCGGGTATTCTTGCGGCGTTGGGTTATCTCATTCAGTTGTTAACGAAACCGGGTGAGGGCATTATTATCCAACAACCTGTTTATTATCCATTCTCTTATTTGCCAAAGGGAAATGAACGTAAAGTGGTAGATAATTCTTTGGTTTGCAAGGATGGGAAATATGAGATGGATTATGAAGATCTCGAAGAGAAGTTGAAGGATGACAACAATAAAATGTTGATTCTTTGTAATCCACATAATCCGGTTGGACGTGCTTGGACCAAGGAAGAATTAGGCAAGTTTGTTGCCTTGTGCAAGAAGTACAACAAGATTATTATTTCAGATGAGATTCATTTTGATTTGACAAGAACGGGAGTAACACATACGGTATTGGAAACGGTGGATCCGTCTTATAAAAACAACATAATTACATGTACGGCACCAAGCAAGTCGTTCAATCTTGCGGGATTGCAGAATTCCAATATCATTATCAATGATCCGAAATTGCAAGAGGAGTGGCGATTCTTTACTCGATACATTGCCCATCTAGATGGTCCTAACACCTTTGGTGCGATTGCTAATCTAGCTGCATACGAAGAGGGTGAGGAATGGTTGGATGAAGCCAGAAAATATATCGATGGGAATATTTCATTGATGCAAGAATACATTACTAAGAACTTGCCAAAACTAAAAATGATTGACTGCCAAGCAACCTATTTGACTTGGGTGGACTTCAGTGGTTACGGTTTACCGGATCAAGAAGTGGATCGAATTCTTATTGAAGAAGCCGGTGTCTTGCTTGATAACGGATTAGCCTTCGGCCAACCGGGACAAGGCTATCAACGATTCAATGTTTCTTGCCCGCGATCAACGGTTGAAGGATCACTTCAAGCGATTAAATCAGCATTTGCAAAGTACGAATAG